In a single window of the Dreissena polymorpha isolate Duluth1 chromosome 3, UMN_Dpol_1.0, whole genome shotgun sequence genome:
- the LOC127875023 gene encoding fos-related antigen 1-like isoform X4, which yields MMWNYSCRYATPTSVYANGLNVSSTTGLTPTTLSNLERTFIELQSVPSRTALPNPISQSGFVPPIVHSNHPSSNEDYYSDSSSNSCSNDDYIPSQPKKIKIGDKTTTIMSKSEIENPLRKTHRRQIREDEISAEEAVRRNMRRERNKVAAAKCRQRRVDHTNRLLNETEKLEQEQAAIEAEINALQNEKEQLEFYLQAHGPICKVNGVTPKVKKELTLPETPENLSMSHKRPAPVTTTTVTTSSRPSTLSIFKNDHKSELSGLVSITTPSSGFYSMTLDTMVDHTGLTPLTGSLGHTGLTPITNMPTSCSSEVSKKHSASSDSSDGVKTPSSLISL from the exons atgatGTGGAACTACTCATGCAGG TATGCCACCCCTACGTCTGTGTATGCCAATGGACTGAATGTCAGCAGCACCACGGGCCTGACCCCAACCACGCTGAGCAACCTGGAACGGACCTTCATAGAACTACAGTCCGTTCCCAGTCGCACAGCGCTACCAAATCCCATTTCCCAGAGCGGCTTTGTTCCCCCGATAGTTCACTCCAATCACCCATCAAGCAACGAGGACTACTACAGCGATTCCTCGAGTAACAGCTGCAGCAACGATGACTACATCCCTTCCCAGCCAAAGAAGATTAAGATTGGGGACAAGACGACTACCATCATGTCGAAATCTGAAATAGAGAACCCTCTGCGGAAAACTCACAGGCGCCAGATACGCGAAGATGAG ATTTCTGCTGAGGAGGCAGTCCGTCGTAATATGCGTCGTGAGCGAAACAAAGTTGCTGCTGCTAAGTGCCGACAGCGTAGAGTGGATCACACTAACAGACTTCTTAAT GAGACTGAGAAACTTGAGCAGGAACAGGCGGCCATTGAGGCGGAGATAAACGCCCTACAGAATGAAAAGGAACAGCTTGAGTTCTACCTGCAGGCCCACGGCCCCATCTGCAAGGTCAATGGGGTCACCCCCAAGGTCAAAAAGGAGCTTACCTTGCCCGAAACCCCTGAAAATCTCAGTATGTCCCACAAGAGGCCGGCACCTGTTACCACAACAACAGTAACAACGTCGTCTCGACCTTCCACGCTGTCCATCTTCAAGAATGATCATAAGTCGGAACTGTCGGGTTTAGTTTCCATAACCACCCCGTCTAGTGGTTTCTACAGCATGACCCTTGACACTATGGTAGACCACACAGGGTTAACTCCCCTCACTGGAAGTCTCGGACACACAGGCCTGACCCCCATTACTAATATGCCTACGTCCTGTAGTAGTGAGGTTTCAAAAAAGCATTCCGCATCTAGTGACAGTTCCGATGGTGTGAAAACACCGTCAAGTCTCATTTCATTATAG
- the LOC127875023 gene encoding fos-related antigen 1-like isoform X3, whose amino-acid sequence MKKYVVCKYATPTSVYANGLNVSSTTGLTPTTLSNLERTFIELQSVPSRTALPNPISQSGFVPPIVHSNHPSSNEDYYSDSSSNSCSNDDYIPSQPKKIKIGDKTTTIMSKSEIENPLRKTHRRQIREDEISAEEAVRRNMRRERNKVAAAKCRQRRVDHTNRLLNETEKLEQEQAAIEAEINALQNEKEQLEFYLQAHGPICKVNGVTPKVKKELTLPETPENLSMSHKRPAPVTTTTVTTSSRPSTLSIFKNDHKSELSGLVSITTPSSGFYSMTLDTMVDHTGLTPLTGSLGHTGLTPITNMPTSCSSEVSKKHSASSDSSDGVKTPSSLISL is encoded by the exons TATGCCACCCCTACGTCTGTGTATGCCAATGGACTGAATGTCAGCAGCACCACGGGCCTGACCCCAACCACGCTGAGCAACCTGGAACGGACCTTCATAGAACTACAGTCCGTTCCCAGTCGCACAGCGCTACCAAATCCCATTTCCCAGAGCGGCTTTGTTCCCCCGATAGTTCACTCCAATCACCCATCAAGCAACGAGGACTACTACAGCGATTCCTCGAGTAACAGCTGCAGCAACGATGACTACATCCCTTCCCAGCCAAAGAAGATTAAGATTGGGGACAAGACGACTACCATCATGTCGAAATCTGAAATAGAGAACCCTCTGCGGAAAACTCACAGGCGCCAGATACGCGAAGATGAG ATTTCTGCTGAGGAGGCAGTCCGTCGTAATATGCGTCGTGAGCGAAACAAAGTTGCTGCTGCTAAGTGCCGACAGCGTAGAGTGGATCACACTAACAGACTTCTTAAT GAGACTGAGAAACTTGAGCAGGAACAGGCGGCCATTGAGGCGGAGATAAACGCCCTACAGAATGAAAAGGAACAGCTTGAGTTCTACCTGCAGGCCCACGGCCCCATCTGCAAGGTCAATGGGGTCACCCCCAAGGTCAAAAAGGAGCTTACCTTGCCCGAAACCCCTGAAAATCTCAGTATGTCCCACAAGAGGCCGGCACCTGTTACCACAACAACAGTAACAACGTCGTCTCGACCTTCCACGCTGTCCATCTTCAAGAATGATCATAAGTCGGAACTGTCGGGTTTAGTTTCCATAACCACCCCGTCTAGTGGTTTCTACAGCATGACCCTTGACACTATGGTAGACCACACAGGGTTAACTCCCCTCACTGGAAGTCTCGGACACACAGGCCTGACCCCCATTACTAATATGCCTACGTCCTGTAGTAGTGAGGTTTCAAAAAAGCATTCCGCATCTAGTGACAGTTCCGATGGTGTGAAAACACCGTCAAGTCTCATTTCATTATAG
- the LOC127875023 gene encoding fos-related antigen 2-like isoform X2, whose product MYTEMEGESKYHVANILSSMAHNGHATVEVSNYATPTSVYANGLNVSSTTGLTPTTLSNLERTFIELQSVPSRTALPNPISQSGFVPPIVHSNHPSSNEDYYSDSSSNSCSNDDYIPSQPKKIKIGDKTTTIMSKSEIENPLRKTHRRQIREDEISAEEAVRRNMRRERNKVAAAKCRQRRVDHTNRLLNETEKLEQEQAAIEAEINALQNEKEQLEFYLQAHGPICKVNGVTPKVKKELTLPETPENLSMSHKRPAPVTTTTVTTSSRPSTLSIFKNDHKSELSGLVSITTPSSGFYSMTLDTMVDHTGLTPLTGSLGHTGLTPITNMPTSCSSEVSKKHSASSDSSDGVKTPSSLISL is encoded by the exons atgtaTACGGAAATGGAGGGAGAATCGAAATATCATGTGGCGAATATTCTGTCAAGCATGGCGCACAATGGACACGCGACTGTCGAAGTGTCGAAC TATGCCACCCCTACGTCTGTGTATGCCAATGGACTGAATGTCAGCAGCACCACGGGCCTGACCCCAACCACGCTGAGCAACCTGGAACGGACCTTCATAGAACTACAGTCCGTTCCCAGTCGCACAGCGCTACCAAATCCCATTTCCCAGAGCGGCTTTGTTCCCCCGATAGTTCACTCCAATCACCCATCAAGCAACGAGGACTACTACAGCGATTCCTCGAGTAACAGCTGCAGCAACGATGACTACATCCCTTCCCAGCCAAAGAAGATTAAGATTGGGGACAAGACGACTACCATCATGTCGAAATCTGAAATAGAGAACCCTCTGCGGAAAACTCACAGGCGCCAGATACGCGAAGATGAG ATTTCTGCTGAGGAGGCAGTCCGTCGTAATATGCGTCGTGAGCGAAACAAAGTTGCTGCTGCTAAGTGCCGACAGCGTAGAGTGGATCACACTAACAGACTTCTTAAT GAGACTGAGAAACTTGAGCAGGAACAGGCGGCCATTGAGGCGGAGATAAACGCCCTACAGAATGAAAAGGAACAGCTTGAGTTCTACCTGCAGGCCCACGGCCCCATCTGCAAGGTCAATGGGGTCACCCCCAAGGTCAAAAAGGAGCTTACCTTGCCCGAAACCCCTGAAAATCTCAGTATGTCCCACAAGAGGCCGGCACCTGTTACCACAACAACAGTAACAACGTCGTCTCGACCTTCCACGCTGTCCATCTTCAAGAATGATCATAAGTCGGAACTGTCGGGTTTAGTTTCCATAACCACCCCGTCTAGTGGTTTCTACAGCATGACCCTTGACACTATGGTAGACCACACAGGGTTAACTCCCCTCACTGGAAGTCTCGGACACACAGGCCTGACCCCCATTACTAATATGCCTACGTCCTGTAGTAGTGAGGTTTCAAAAAAGCATTCCGCATCTAGTGACAGTTCCGATGGTGTGAAAACACCGTCAAGTCTCATTTCATTATAG